From the genome of Corallococcus macrosporus DSM 14697:
CGCGGCATCCACCTGCTGTCCGACGAGGTGTACCGGCTGCTGGAGCATGACTCGCGCGACACGCTGCCGCCCGCGGCCAGCCACACGCCGCATGGCATCAGCCTGGGCGTGATGTCCAAGGCCTTTGGCCTCGCGGGCCTGCGCGTGGGGTGGCTGGCCTGCCGCGACACGGCGCTCCTGCGGCGCTGCGCGGCCTACAAGGACTACACCACCATCTGCAACAGCGCCCCCAGCGAGGTGCTGTCCCTCATCGCGCTGCGCGCGAAGGAGCGGGTGCTGGCGCGCAGCCGGGCCTTGCTCGCGGAGAACCTCGCCCTGCTGGACGCCTTCTTCGCGCGGCACCCGGACACCTTCCACTGGGTGCGCCCGCGCGCGGGCAGCGTGGCCTTCCCCAGGCTGCTGCGTGAGACGCCCGTGGCCCGCTTCACCGAGGACCTGCGCGAGCGCGAGGGCGTGCTGCTGCTGCCCGGCGACGTCTACGACTTCCCTGGCAATCACTTCCGCCTGGGCCTGGGCCGCACGAACCTGCCCGACGCGCTGGCGCGCCTGGAGCGCTACGTGGCCGACACATCGCGTTGACCCGCACGGGGCGAATGTCGCCTACCTGCGGGAATCTACAGGGCTGCTGCGCTGCGTCAGTTCTGGCGCGCACTTCCAGATTTCCATGATCTCGACCTTTTACACCTCGCGCCTCTAGAGTTCGGCCCGCCGCCTGGTCCCCCGCCAGGCTGGCATCCCCCAACGCAGCGCTGGAGGCGCTCAACATGAAGAAGCTCTTCGGTATGGTCCTTGCCGCCGCAACGATGCTGGCGGGCACGGAGGCGGCAGCGGCCCGGTACACCCTGTGGATTCACGGCCGCAACAGCGGCACGACGCAGCCCGGCAACTACAACGACTTCAGCTACTGGGGCCCGGCGAGCGCCCAGGCGGGCGTGAACAAGAAGGCCGTCAACTGGGATGGCCGTCAGCGCATCGGCACGCAGAACGAGCGCATCCGTGACGCGCTGGACTGCTTCTGCACGGGGAGCAACCAGTGCTACATCGCCGCGCACAGCGCGGGCAATCTGCAGATTGGCTACGCGCTGTCGTTGTACGGCGGCTCGACGCGTCAGGTGAAGAACGCGTCGCCCAACGCCAGTGGCGTCTGCGGCAACGTGAGCGGCGGCGCGACGCAGAAGGGCTGGAACATCCTGTGGGTGGGCGTGGCGTCGGGCGCCGCTGGCGGCAGCGAGCTGGCGGAC
Proteins encoded in this window:
- a CDS encoding aminotransferase class I/II-fold pyridoxal phosphate-dependent enzyme; the encoded protein is MRIPDFKLERYFARWEFAAPYLLCSSDIEGWRMADLLALAGPDEQARWEGLTLGYTESTGLPALREELAALYPGLSPDQVLTFAGAEEALFVLVNVLLGPGDHAIVTWPGYQSLHEVARATGADVTLLRLREEDGWALDLDALRRELKPQTRLLVVNFPHNPTGALLERATFDALCELARERGIHLLSDEVYRLLEHDSRDTLPPAASHTPHGISLGVMSKAFGLAGLRVGWLACRDTALLRRCAAYKDYTTICNSAPSEVLSLIALRAKERVLARSRALLAENLALLDAFFARHPDTFHWVRPRAGSVAFPRLLRETPVARFTEDLREREGVLLLPGDVYDFPGNHFRLGLGRTNLPDALARLERYVADTSR